One segment of Bdellovibrionota bacterium DNA contains the following:
- a CDS encoding response regulator: protein MENLSALPLRPFFSPSPNLRKQSIVLIDDCRSILEFHKTLLELEHYEVLTAESGAEALTLLSHISSPDLILLDMQMDGMDGIEFLIQLEKNQPYVSKNVPVVFLTSLKSVPESKAIGCIQKPTNAKKFITSVRHYIDMEVPKHSKTFSCTP from the coding sequence ATGGAAAATTTATCCGCATTGCCACTCAGACCATTTTTTTCGCCAAGTCCTAATCTGCGCAAGCAGTCTATAGTTTTGATTGATGATTGCAGGTCTATTCTTGAATTTCATAAAACTTTGCTGGAATTAGAACACTACGAGGTTCTCACAGCAGAAAGTGGAGCTGAAGCACTAACACTTTTATCACACATTAGTAGTCCCGATCTCATTCTGTTAGATATGCAAATGGATGGTATGGATGGAATTGAATTTCTAATTCAGCTGGAAAAAAATCAACCTTACGTTAGTAAAAATGTTCCAGTTGTATTCCTCACTTCACTGAAGTCTGTACCCGAAAGCAAAGCCATTGGCTGCATTCAAAAGCCCACAAACGCAAAAAAATTCATTACATCGGTCCGCCACTACATCGATATGGAAGTTCCGAAGCACTCCAAAACTTTTTCTTGCACCCCATAG
- a CDS encoding VWA domain-containing protein, translating into MRNTIKIPAKISALVVALLLQVACSDIKLSPHQAVNYSTSASGINFCTTPANTIKSNLKFIFIVDRSGSNQLRYDTTNPSITFPGTDPTGSRRFDALLRFVEGFQNDEYIHWSMINFNSEANVARRFTNDKDAFYDFVTDQRDRTAQIDSGSTNYLSALEHLQNMIEQDIAAAKEEEEIISSNYVVFFISDGEPIVQQVLQDAEEILGRIETVTSFEEEEKVFVEGIQINTAYYYEDPVSVGARDLLNNMSMTGNGDFLEFASGQEIDFSRFAIPIRISRFALKEIWITNPNTIWEGNRLTADSDADGLSDLKEGTLGSDRMAYDSDGNGVGDGVEYRISGDIRPCLGVNCSRAGADPFTTCRSLATATNVYPDTDKDFLNDCEEKLLGSDRRDPDSNRDYVPDWIAFVNQIQLIQGTSDLFTDPDQDALTNYQELKRNSPLRVHNSLVANLESLSYSGKMISTDQVQDCFTYSIQKMPVHSNNDKVRVFLFENTKSIDEKIVFRVAEKQITPYGNVSIQEGEFR; encoded by the coding sequence ATGAGAAACACAATTAAAATTCCAGCTAAAATTTCAGCATTAGTTGTAGCATTGTTGCTTCAAGTTGCATGTAGCGACATCAAATTATCTCCTCACCAAGCTGTAAACTACAGTACGAGTGCTTCGGGTATCAACTTCTGTACGACTCCTGCCAACACAATCAAATCTAATCTTAAGTTTATTTTCATCGTTGATAGATCTGGTTCTAATCAATTGAGATATGACACAACAAATCCTTCTATTACTTTTCCAGGCACGGATCCTACGGGTTCAAGAAGATTTGATGCGCTATTAAGATTCGTAGAAGGCTTCCAAAACGACGAATACATTCACTGGTCCATGATCAACTTCAATAGTGAGGCCAACGTTGCGCGTAGATTCACAAATGATAAAGATGCTTTCTACGATTTCGTTACCGATCAAAGAGACAGAACGGCTCAAATTGACTCAGGTTCTACAAACTATTTATCAGCTCTTGAGCATTTACAAAACATGATCGAACAAGATATCGCAGCTGCAAAAGAAGAGGAAGAGATCATCAGTTCTAATTATGTAGTGTTCTTCATCTCTGATGGTGAACCGATTGTTCAACAAGTTCTTCAAGACGCGGAAGAGATCTTGGGTCGTATCGAAACTGTAACTTCGTTTGAAGAAGAAGAAAAAGTATTCGTCGAAGGCATTCAAATCAATACGGCCTACTATTATGAAGATCCAGTTTCTGTAGGAGCAAGAGACCTATTGAACAATATGTCAATGACAGGTAACGGAGACTTCTTGGAGTTCGCTTCGGGCCAAGAAATCGACTTCTCAAGATTTGCAATACCAATTAGAATTTCAAGATTTGCCTTAAAAGAAATTTGGATCACAAATCCGAATACAATCTGGGAAGGCAATAGGCTGACGGCAGATTCTGATGCCGATGGTTTGTCGGACCTTAAAGAAGGAACATTGGGTTCAGACCGTATGGCTTATGATTCCGATGGTAACGGTGTTGGTGATGGTGTCGAATATAGAATTTCAGGCGATATCAGGCCTTGTTTGGGTGTCAATTGCTCTAGAGCAGGTGCTGATCCATTCACAACTTGTAGATCGTTAGCTACAGCTACTAACGTTTATCCTGATACAGATAAAGACTTCTTAAATGATTGTGAAGAAAAGCTTTTGGGTTCTGATAGAAGAGATCCAGACTCAAATCGTGACTACGTTCCAGATTGGATTGCGTTTGTAAATCAAATCCAATTGATTCAAGGAACTAGCGATCTTTTTACCGATCCGGATCAGGATGCTTTAACGAACTATCAAGAATTAAAGAGAAACTCACCACTCAGAGTTCATAACAGTCTGGTGGCAAACTTAGAATCACTTTCTTACTCAGGAAAAATGATTTCTACAGACCAAGTTCAAGATTGTTTCACTTACAGCATTCAAAAAATGCCAGTTCATTCGAACAACGACAAGGTCAGAGTGTTCTTGTTTGAGAATACAAAAAGTATCGATGAAAAAATAGTATTTAGAGTTGCGGAAAAACAAATTACTCCTTATGGGAACGTGAGCATACAAGAAGGGGAATTTAGATAA